A window of Clostridium botulinum BKT015925 contains these coding sequences:
- the thiM gene encoding hydroxyethylthiazole kinase translates to MLNNICNTFLKVKKQTPLVQAITNYVTINDCANMLLAYGASPAMVEAYDESYDFAKLASCIYINLGTLTREQEEAMIMASISAKNNNIPVVLDPVACGAISRKCNLINKLLELGKIDIIKGNIGEIKFLAGYESKTRGVDSVDNGDNSIEACTFLAKKFNCTVAATGVKDIITDGTRTAIIENGSNLLTLVTGAGCMVGALTAATAGVEEDKFIATITSILSMNLAAEHAEKESNGPGSFKVNLIDKIYSLKETDLKEEGKIKWI, encoded by the coding sequence ATGTTAAATAATATATGCAATACATTTTTAAAGGTAAAAAAACAGACTCCATTAGTTCAAGCTATAACAAACTATGTAACTATAAACGATTGTGCTAATATGCTACTTGCATATGGAGCATCCCCTGCAATGGTAGAAGCTTATGATGAAAGTTATGATTTTGCCAAACTTGCATCTTGTATTTACATAAACCTTGGAACTCTTACAAGGGAACAGGAAGAAGCTATGATAATGGCTTCAATTTCTGCTAAAAACAATAATATTCCTGTAGTTTTGGATCCTGTAGCTTGCGGTGCAATAAGCCGTAAATGTAATCTTATAAATAAACTTTTGGAATTAGGTAAAATAGATATTATAAAGGGTAACATTGGGGAAATAAAATTTCTAGCAGGTTATGAATCCAAAACACGAGGCGTAGATTCAGTTGATAATGGAGATAATTCAATAGAAGCATGTACTTTTCTCGCTAAAAAATTTAATTGTACTGTAGCTGCAACAGGTGTTAAGGATATAATCACTGATGGAACACGAACAGCCATAATTGAAAATGGAAGTAATCTATTGACCTTAGTAACTGGTGCTGGTTGTATGGTAGGTGCACTAACAGCTGCAACTGCTGGAGTTGAAGAAGATAAGTTTATTGCTACTATTACTTCTATACTTTCTATGAATTTAGCCGCAGAACATGCTGAAAAAGAGTCTAACGGTCCTGGAAGTTTTAAAGTAAATCTTATAGATAAAATTTACTCATTAAAAGAAACTGATTTAAAGGAAGAAGGTAAAATTAAATGGATTTAA
- the thiE gene encoding thiamine phosphate synthase: MDLNYKLYLITDRSFLNGRSLADCVEDAIKGGATMVQVREKNISTRKFFNIAKEVQNVTSKYNIPLLINDRIDIALAINADGVHLGQSDMSIDIARKILGPNKIIGISAGNINEAKEAENNGADYVGLGAVFFTGTKRDIDEPIGLKGLNEITKNINIPSVAIGGINKENAKSVLETGVNGISVISAILNKDNIKQAAEELLNI; the protein is encoded by the coding sequence ATGGATTTAAATTATAAATTATATTTAATCACGGATAGAAGCTTCTTAAATGGAAGAAGTTTAGCTGATTGCGTTGAAGATGCAATAAAAGGTGGCGCAACAATGGTTCAAGTAAGAGAAAAAAATATATCAACAAGAAAATTTTTCAATATAGCAAAAGAAGTACAAAATGTTACTTCTAAATATAATATTCCACTTTTAATAAACGATAGAATTGATATAGCACTGGCTATAAACGCAGATGGAGTTCATCTTGGACAAAGTGACATGTCTATTGATATAGCCAGAAAAATATTAGGCCCTAATAAAATCATAGGAATTTCTGCTGGAAATATAAATGAAGCTAAAGAAGCCGAGAATAATGGAGCAGACTATGTAGGACTTGGTGCAGTATTTTTTACTGGAACTAAAAGAGATATTGACGAACCAATTGGACTTAAGGGCTTAAATGAAATTACCAAAAATATAAATATTCCATCTGTTGCAATTGGTGGCATAAATAAAGAAAATGCCAAATCCGTTTTAGAAACCGGAGTAAATGGCATTTCTGTTATTTCCGCTATATTAAACAAAGATAATATAAAACAAGCCGCTGAAGAATTATTAAACATTTAA